A genomic window from Pseudomonas argentinensis includes:
- a CDS encoding ABC transporter permease subunit codes for MLSFIARRLGLLIPTFFGVTLLTFALIRMIPGDPVEVMMGERRVDPQMHAEAMERLGLNKPLYAQYFDYIGQLAQGDLGESLRTRTPVWDEFTTLFPATLELTLAALLFAGTLGLIAGVIAALKRGSLFDHGVMGISLTGYSMPIFWWGLLLIMFFSVWLGWTPVSGRIDLLYDIQPVTGFMLIDTLLSDEEGAFVNALRHLILPAIVLGTIPLAVIARMTRSAMLEVLREDYVRTARAKGLSPTRVVFVHGLRNALIPVLTVFGLQVGTLLAGAVLTETIFSWPGIGKWLIESIGARDYPVVQNGILLIACLVILVNFVVDILYGLVNPRIRHQR; via the coding sequence ATGTTGAGTTTTATTGCCCGGCGCCTGGGCCTGCTGATACCCACGTTCTTCGGGGTTACGCTGCTGACCTTCGCGCTCATTCGCATGATTCCCGGCGACCCCGTGGAAGTGATGATGGGCGAGCGGCGCGTCGACCCGCAGATGCACGCCGAAGCCATGGAGCGCCTGGGCCTGAACAAGCCGCTTTACGCCCAGTACTTCGACTATATCGGCCAGTTGGCCCAGGGTGACCTGGGTGAGTCGCTGCGCACCCGTACGCCGGTGTGGGACGAATTCACCACCCTGTTCCCCGCTACGCTGGAGCTGACCCTTGCGGCGCTGCTGTTCGCCGGCACTCTGGGGCTGATCGCCGGGGTGATCGCCGCCCTCAAGCGCGGTTCGCTGTTCGATCACGGGGTGATGGGCATCTCCCTGACCGGCTATTCGATGCCGATCTTCTGGTGGGGCCTGCTGCTGATCATGTTCTTCTCGGTATGGCTGGGCTGGACGCCGGTATCCGGGCGCATCGACCTGCTCTACGACATCCAGCCGGTGACCGGCTTCATGCTGATCGACACCCTGCTGTCCGACGAGGAAGGCGCCTTCGTCAACGCGCTGCGCCACCTGATCCTGCCGGCCATCGTGCTGGGCACCATTCCGCTGGCGGTGATCGCCCGCATGACCCGTTCGGCGATGCTCGAAGTGCTGCGTGAAGACTACGTGCGCACCGCCCGCGCCAAGGGCCTGTCGCCGACCCGCGTGGTATTCGTGCATGGCCTGCGCAACGCGCTGATTCCGGTGCTCACCGTGTTCGGCCTGCAGGTCGGCACGCTGCTCGCCGGCGCGGTGCTGACCGAGACCATCTTCTCCTGGCCGGGCATCGGCAAGTGGCTGATCGAGTCGATCGGCGCCCGCGACTACCCGGTGGTGCAGAACGGCATCCTGCTGATCGCCTGCCTGGTGATCCTGGTCAACTTCGTGGTGGACATCCTTTATGGACTGGTCAACCCACGCATTCGCCACCAGCGCTGA
- a CDS encoding ABC transporter substrate-binding protein: MKTLALRAALAAIIFSAAGHLAAKPLVVCTEASPEGFDIVQYTTAVTADASAETVFNRLVDFKPGTTEIQPALAERWDVSADGLTYSFHLRQGVKFHTTDYFTPTRDFNADDVLWSLNRQLDPKHPWHDKVNVGYPYFESMAFRQLLKSVTKSDEHTVVITLNHPEAPFLRDMAMAFTSIYSAEYGDQLLAAGKTAELNSKPIGTGPFIFQRYNKDAQVRYRANPDYFRGKPPADPLIFAITTDNNVRLQKLRANECQVALYPKPDDVSAIKADATLKVDEIEAIVTGYIAMNTEHRYLSDVRVRQAINLAFDRQRHVEQLFGKGNALVAVNPYPPTLIGYNEANRNPPRDLAKARALLREAGVPEGTVITLFTRSGGGQTNPNPRLSAEMLQADLAEVGLKVDIRVMEWGEMLRRAKNGEADLVSAGWAGDNGDPDNFLTPLLSCDAAKNGENYARWCNPRFQNLITQARGVTDNDERAALYRQALALYAEDQPWINVAHPKLFTAMRKNVEGYHINPLTNNNFATTQVK; the protein is encoded by the coding sequence ATGAAAACACTAGCGCTGCGCGCCGCCCTGGCCGCCATCATCTTCAGCGCCGCGGGCCACCTCGCTGCCAAGCCGCTGGTGGTTTGCACCGAAGCGAGCCCCGAAGGCTTCGATATCGTCCAGTACACCACCGCGGTGACCGCCGACGCCTCGGCCGAGACGGTGTTCAACCGTTTGGTCGACTTCAAGCCCGGCACCACCGAGATCCAGCCGGCGCTGGCCGAGCGCTGGGACGTCAGCGCCGATGGGCTGACCTACAGCTTCCACCTGCGCCAGGGTGTGAAATTCCACACCACCGATTACTTCACACCCACCCGCGACTTCAACGCCGATGACGTGCTGTGGAGCCTGAATCGCCAGCTCGACCCCAAGCACCCGTGGCACGACAAGGTCAACGTCGGCTACCCCTACTTCGAGAGCATGGCGTTCCGGCAACTGCTCAAGTCGGTGACCAAGAGCGACGAGCACACCGTGGTCATCACCCTGAACCACCCGGAAGCGCCGTTTCTGCGTGACATGGCCATGGCCTTCACCTCGATCTACTCCGCCGAATACGGCGATCAATTGCTCGCGGCCGGCAAGACCGCCGAGCTCAACAGCAAGCCGATCGGCACCGGGCCGTTCATCTTCCAGCGCTACAACAAGGACGCCCAGGTTCGCTACAGGGCCAACCCCGATTACTTCCGTGGCAAGCCACCGGCCGACCCGCTGATCTTCGCCATCACCACCGACAACAACGTGCGCCTGCAGAAACTGCGCGCCAACGAGTGTCAGGTGGCGCTGTATCCCAAGCCCGACGACGTGTCGGCAATCAAGGCGGACGCCACCCTCAAGGTCGACGAGATCGAGGCCATCGTCACCGGCTACATTGCCATGAACACCGAGCACAGGTACCTGAGCGACGTGCGCGTGCGCCAGGCGATCAACCTCGCCTTCGACCGTCAGCGCCATGTCGAGCAGCTGTTCGGCAAGGGCAACGCCCTGGTCGCGGTCAACCCATACCCGCCGACCCTGATCGGCTACAACGAGGCCAATCGCAACCCGCCCCGCGACCTCGCCAAGGCCCGCGCCCTGCTCAGGGAGGCCGGCGTGCCAGAGGGCACCGTGATCACCCTGTTCACCCGCAGCGGCGGTGGCCAGACCAACCCCAACCCGCGCCTGTCGGCGGAAATGCTGCAGGCCGACCTTGCCGAGGTTGGCCTCAAGGTCGATATTCGGGTGATGGAGTGGGGCGAGATGCTGCGCCGCGCCAAGAATGGCGAAGCCGATCTGGTTTCCGCGGGCTGGGCTGGCGACAACGGCGACCCGGACAACTTCCTGACCCCGCTGCTGAGCTGCGATGCGGCGAAAAACGGCGAAAACTATGCACGCTGGTGCAATCCTAGGTTCCAGAACCTGATCACCCAGGCCCGCGGCGTGACCGACAACGATGAACGTGCCGCCCTGTATCGCCAGGCCCTGGCGCTCTACGCCGAGGATCAACCCTGGATCAACGTGGCCCATCCGAAACTGTTCACCGCCATGCGCAAGAACGTCGAGGGCTACCACATCAACCCGCTGACCAATAACAACTTCGCCACCACCCAGGTGAAGTAG
- a CDS encoding ABC transporter substrate-binding protein — MSLLCKALLAAGLLSSVSLTQASNLVYCSEGSPGGFDPGQYTTGTDFDAASETIFNRLAEFERGGTKAQPGLATSWDISEDGLTYTFHLREGVKFHTTDYFKPSREFNADDVLFTFQRMLDRNHPFRKAYPSEFPYFTDMGLDKNIAKVEKTGDHTVVFTLKEVDAAFVQNLAMNFAAVHSAEYADQLLKAGKAAQINQQPIGTGPFVFSRYQKDAAIRYKGNKEYWKPGDVKIDNLIFSINTDASVRAQKLRAGECQITLNPRPADLKGLQADNNLNVPTAPGYNLGYIAYNVTRAPFDKLEVRQALDMAVNKQAIIDAVYQGAGQLAVNGMPPTQWSYDESIKDAAYNPEKAKELLKAAGVKEGTEITLWAMPVQRPYNPNARLMAEMLQADWAKVGVKARIVSYEWGEYIKRAHAGEHDAMLIGWTGDNGDPDNWLGTLYGCASVDGNNFSKWCNAEYDKLVVAAKRVTDQNERSELYKQAQAVLKREVPITPIAHSTVYQPMRASVKGFQISPFGRNSFIGVSND; from the coding sequence ATGTCTCTCCTGTGCAAGGCTCTGCTCGCTGCAGGTCTGCTCTCCAGTGTTTCGCTCACCCAGGCCAGCAATCTGGTGTATTGCTCCGAAGGCAGCCCGGGTGGCTTCGATCCGGGCCAGTACACCACCGGCACCGACTTCGATGCGGCTTCGGAAACCATCTTCAACCGCCTGGCCGAATTCGAGCGCGGCGGCACCAAGGCCCAGCCGGGTCTGGCCACCTCCTGGGACATCAGCGAAGACGGCCTGACCTACACCTTCCATCTGCGCGAAGGGGTCAAGTTCCACACCACCGACTACTTCAAGCCGAGCCGCGAATTCAACGCCGACGACGTGCTGTTCACCTTCCAGCGCATGCTCGATCGCAACCATCCGTTCCGCAAGGCCTACCCCAGCGAGTTCCCGTACTTCACCGACATGGGCCTGGACAAGAACATCGCCAAGGTCGAGAAGACCGGCGACCACACCGTGGTCTTCACCCTCAAGGAAGTCGACGCGGCGTTCGTGCAGAACCTGGCGATGAACTTCGCCGCCGTGCACTCGGCCGAGTACGCCGACCAGTTGCTCAAGGCCGGCAAGGCCGCGCAGATCAACCAGCAGCCCATCGGTACCGGCCCGTTCGTGTTCAGCCGCTACCAGAAGGACGCGGCGATTCGCTACAAGGGCAACAAGGAATACTGGAAGCCGGGTGACGTGAAGATCGACAACCTGATCTTCTCGATCAACACCGACGCTTCGGTACGTGCCCAGAAGCTGCGCGCCGGCGAGTGCCAGATCACCCTCAACCCACGCCCGGCCGACCTCAAGGGCCTGCAGGCGGACAACAACCTCAACGTGCCGACCGCCCCGGGCTACAACCTGGGCTACATCGCCTACAACGTGACCCGCGCACCGTTCGACAAGCTCGAAGTGCGCCAGGCGCTGGACATGGCGGTGAACAAGCAGGCGATCATCGACGCCGTGTACCAGGGCGCCGGCCAGTTGGCCGTCAACGGCATGCCGCCGACCCAGTGGTCCTACGACGAGTCGATCAAGGACGCCGCCTACAACCCGGAGAAGGCCAAGGAGCTACTCAAGGCTGCCGGCGTCAAGGAAGGCACCGAGATCACCCTGTGGGCCATGCCCGTGCAGCGCCCGTACAACCCCAACGCCCGCCTGATGGCCGAGATGCTCCAGGCCGACTGGGCCAAGGTCGGCGTCAAGGCACGCATCGTCAGCTACGAGTGGGGCGAGTACATCAAGCGTGCCCACGCCGGCGAGCACGACGCCATGCTGATCGGCTGGACCGGCGACAACGGTGACCCCGACAACTGGCTCGGCACCCTGTACGGCTGCGCCTCGGTGGACGGCAACAACTTCTCCAAGTGGTGCAACGCCGAGTACGACAAGCTGGTGGTGGCCGCCAAGCGCGTGACCGACCAGAACGAGCGCAGCGAGCTGTACAAGCAGGCCCAGGCGGTGCTCAAGCGTGAAGTACCGATCACCCCGATCGCCCACTCCACCGTCTACCAGCCGATGCGCGCCAGCGTGAAGGGCTTCCAGATCAGCCCGTTCGGGCGTAACAGCTTTATCGGTGTCAGCAACGACTGA
- a CDS encoding cupin domain-containing protein: protein MTADRIGERLRRYRRAAGKTLNQVAADAGLTASFLSQAERNLTGVSISSLASIAKSLNVPLNALFDQPAQAQPDSHVDQRVRYTVGGQLLAYERLSSSFPGNSINAVKMNIPVGYESELIAHEGVEFSYVLAGQIVYTIEGRDYPLGPGDSVHFDAGKLHRLVNAAAEPAEVLTMTTMALFDDQPATE from the coding sequence ATGACCGCAGATCGCATCGGCGAACGCCTGCGCCGCTACCGGCGGGCTGCCGGCAAGACCCTCAACCAGGTGGCCGCCGACGCCGGCCTGACCGCCAGCTTCCTGTCCCAGGCCGAGCGCAACCTCACCGGCGTGTCGATCTCCTCCCTGGCGAGCATCGCCAAGTCGCTGAACGTGCCGCTCAACGCCCTGTTCGATCAGCCCGCCCAGGCCCAGCCCGACTCCCATGTCGATCAGCGGGTGCGCTATACCGTCGGTGGCCAGTTGTTGGCCTACGAGCGGCTGTCCAGTTCGTTTCCCGGCAACTCGATCAACGCCGTGAAGATGAACATTCCGGTGGGCTACGAATCGGAGCTGATCGCCCACGAAGGCGTGGAGTTCTCCTATGTGCTGGCCGGGCAGATCGTCTACACCATCGAGGGCCGCGACTATCCACTGGGGCCCGGCGACTCGGTGCATTTCGATGCCGGCAAGCTGCACCGGCTGGTCAACGCTGCCGCTGAACCAGCCGAGGTGCTGACCATGACCACCATGGCGCTGTTTGACGATCAACCCGCTACCGAGTGA
- a CDS encoding M24 family metallopeptidase has product MTLGVGGSTPEQALARLQDMTAGAQPIGEAEYLARIERAQALMREQGIEALFVAAGSNLQYFTGVKWNPSERMVGAILPASGALEYLAPAFEEGTVRDFQVVPGAINTWEEHESPYALLLRCLRRLGVVPNDGPPPQVGLCSSLPFFMFESLRKLTSDYRFVDAGVITTVCRQRKSAAEIALMQRAKDMTLEVHKAAASILHEGITTSEVAEFIRQAHRKVGAPGSIFCIVLFGPASAFPHGVKHAQTLKDGDMVLIDTGCQVHSYLSDITRSYVFGTPSERQREFWNREKAAQQAAFEAAVLGAPCASVDAAARRSLEAAGLGPAYRLPGLPHRTGHGIGLDIHEGPYLVGGDDTPLAEGMCFSNEPMICVPGEFGIRLEDHFYMTAEGPRWFTQPSHSVDDPFGLNA; this is encoded by the coding sequence ATGACACTGGGAGTGGGCGGTAGCACGCCGGAGCAGGCCTTGGCGCGCCTGCAGGACATGACGGCCGGCGCGCAGCCGATCGGCGAAGCGGAGTATCTGGCGCGCATCGAGCGAGCCCAGGCACTGATGCGCGAACAGGGCATCGAGGCGCTGTTCGTCGCCGCGGGCAGCAACCTGCAGTATTTCACGGGGGTCAAGTGGAACCCCAGCGAGCGCATGGTCGGCGCCATTCTGCCGGCCAGCGGCGCGCTGGAATACCTGGCGCCGGCCTTCGAGGAAGGCACGGTGCGCGACTTCCAGGTGGTGCCGGGCGCCATCAATACCTGGGAAGAGCACGAGAGCCCCTATGCGCTGCTGCTGCGCTGCCTGCGCCGACTCGGTGTAGTGCCCAATGATGGTCCGCCGCCTCAGGTAGGTCTTTGTTCTTCCTTGCCTTTTTTCATGTTCGAAAGCCTTCGCAAGCTGACCAGCGATTACCGTTTCGTCGATGCCGGAGTGATCACCACGGTCTGCCGGCAGCGTAAATCGGCGGCCGAAATCGCCCTGATGCAACGCGCCAAGGACATGACCCTGGAAGTGCACAAGGCAGCGGCGAGCATTCTCCATGAAGGCATCACCACTTCCGAGGTGGCCGAATTCATCCGCCAGGCGCACCGCAAGGTCGGCGCGCCGGGTTCGATCTTCTGCATCGTGCTGTTCGGCCCGGCCAGCGCCTTCCCCCATGGCGTCAAGCATGCGCAGACCTTGAAGGACGGCGACATGGTGCTGATCGACACCGGCTGCCAGGTGCACAGCTACCTGTCGGACATCACCCGCAGCTACGTCTTCGGCACGCCGAGCGAGCGCCAGCGCGAGTTCTGGAACAGGGAAAAGGCCGCCCAGCAGGCGGCTTTCGAAGCCGCCGTACTCGGCGCGCCATGCGCCAGCGTGGACGCCGCCGCGCGGCGCAGTCTGGAAGCCGCGGGCCTGGGGCCTGCCTACCGATTGCCGGGCCTGCCGCACCGCACCGGCCATGGCATCGGCCTGGACATCCACGAAGGCCCGTACCTGGTCGGCGGCGACGACACGCCGCTGGCCGAGGGCATGTGCTTCAGCAACGAGCCGATGATTTGCGTGCCGGGCGAGTTCGGCATCCGCCTGGAAGATCACTTCTACATGACGGCCGAAGGCCCGCGCTGGTTCACCCAGCCCAGCCACTCGGTGGACGACCCGTTCGGGCTGAACGCCTGA
- a CDS encoding ABC transporter substrate-binding protein — MHKNAFIQAFVVAGLIASAPFAQAAGNLVYCSEGSPAGFDPGLYTTGTDFDAGAETVFNRLSQFERGGTSVIPGLAEKWDISDDGLTYTFHLREGVKFHTTDYFKPSREFNADDVLFTFNRMLNKDDPFRKAYPTEFPYFTDMGMDKNIARIDKVDEHTVRFTLNTVDAAFIQNMAMSFASIHSAEYAAQLLKAGKASDINQKPIGTGPFVFSRYQKDAQIRYKGNKEYWNPDDVKIDNLIFAINTDPSVRMQKLRAGECHVSVFPRPADLETLKKDPKLQMPEQAGFNVGYLAYNTEHKPFDQLEVRQAMDMAVNKQAIINAVYQGAGQVAVNGMPPTQWSYDDTIKDTPYNPEKAKELLKAAGVKEGTEITLWAMPVQRPYNPNAKLMAEMLQADWAKIGIKARIVSYEWGEYNKRAKAGEHDALLIGWTGDNGDPDNWLSVLYGCDAIGGNNYSRLCNKEFDALLKKAKAINDREERTVLYKQAQQLLKADVQNTPIAHSTVYQPMSTRVKDFKISPFGINSFYGVSIE; from the coding sequence ATGCACAAGAACGCCTTTATCCAGGCTTTTGTCGTCGCCGGCCTGATTGCCAGCGCCCCCTTCGCACAGGCCGCCGGCAACCTGGTGTACTGCTCCGAAGGCAGCCCGGCGGGCTTCGACCCCGGGCTCTACACCACCGGTACCGACTTCGATGCGGGCGCCGAAACGGTCTTCAACCGCCTCTCGCAATTCGAGCGTGGCGGCACCTCGGTAATCCCCGGCCTGGCCGAGAAATGGGACATCAGCGACGACGGCCTGACCTACACCTTCCACCTGCGCGAAGGGGTCAAGTTCCACACCACCGACTACTTCAAGCCGAGCCGCGAATTCAACGCCGACGACGTGCTGTTCACCTTCAACCGCATGCTCAACAAGGACGACCCATTCCGCAAGGCCTACCCCACCGAGTTCCCGTACTTCACCGACATGGGCATGGACAAGAACATCGCCAGGATCGACAAGGTCGACGAGCACACCGTGCGTTTCACCCTCAACACGGTCGATGCCGCCTTTATCCAGAACATGGCCATGAGCTTCGCCTCGATCCACTCCGCCGAATACGCCGCCCAGCTGCTCAAGGCCGGCAAGGCCTCGGACATCAACCAGAAGCCCATCGGCACCGGCCCGTTCGTGTTCAGCCGTTACCAGAAGGACGCGCAGATCCGCTACAAGGGCAACAAGGAATACTGGAACCCGGATGACGTGAAGATCGATAACCTGATCTTCGCCATCAACACCGACCCCTCGGTGCGCATGCAGAAGCTGCGTGCCGGCGAGTGCCACGTCAGCGTGTTCCCGCGCCCGGCGGACCTGGAAACCCTGAAGAAGGATCCCAAGCTGCAGATGCCCGAACAAGCTGGCTTCAACGTCGGCTACCTGGCCTACAACACCGAGCACAAGCCGTTCGACCAGCTCGAGGTGCGCCAGGCCATGGACATGGCGGTCAACAAGCAGGCGATCATCAACGCCGTGTATCAGGGTGCCGGCCAGGTGGCCGTGAACGGCATGCCACCGACCCAGTGGTCCTATGACGACACCATCAAGGACACCCCCTACAACCCGGAAAAGGCCAAGGAATTGCTCAAGGCCGCCGGGGTGAAGGAGGGCACCGAGATCACCCTGTGGGCCATGCCGGTGCAGCGCCCCTACAACCCCAATGCCAAGCTGATGGCCGAGATGCTGCAGGCCGACTGGGCGAAGATCGGCATCAAGGCGCGCATCGTCAGCTACGAATGGGGCGAGTACAACAAGCGCGCCAAGGCCGGCGAGCACGATGCCCTGCTGATCGGCTGGACCGGCGACAACGGTGACCCTGACAACTGGCTGAGCGTGCTGTACGGCTGCGACGCCATTGGCGGCAACAACTACAGCCGCCTGTGCAACAAGGAGTTCGACGCGCTGCTGAAGAAGGCCAAGGCGATCAACGACCGCGAAGAGCGCACCGTGCTCTACAAGCAGGCCCAGCAGCTGCTCAAGGCCGACGTGCAGAACACGCCGATCGCTCACTCCACGGTGTACCAGCCGATGAGCACCCGGGTGAAGGACTTCAAGATCAGCCCGTTCGGGATCAACTCCTTCTACGGTGTCAGTATCGAATAA